One window of the Prionailurus bengalensis isolate Pbe53 chromosome E1, Fcat_Pben_1.1_paternal_pri, whole genome shotgun sequence genome contains the following:
- the LOC122485721 gene encoding RAD52 motif-containing protein 1-like isoform X20, translating to MAELVSFTVPTESDKTLLVWELSSGPTAEALHHSLFAVFSQFGLLYSVRVFPNAAVARPGFYAIIKFYSARDAHRAQKACDQKQLFQNSPVKVRLGTKHKAVQHQALALNSSQCQELANYYFGFNGWSKRIIKLQDLSDLEERANEDTVPPLQKQSLKFFCALEVVLPSYECWSPGAGMAEEPLDNLEEGPLSFLTKRRTIQKLAIQKAVSDAFQKLLIVILESGKIAVEYRPCEEITDASTEDELQDLIQVCGD from the exons ATGGCGGAATTGGTCTCTTTTACGGTTCCCACCGAGAGTGACAAAACCTTGCTGGTGTGGGAGCTGAGTTCTGGACCCACGGCCGAGGCCTTGCAT CATTCTCTGTTCGCAGTATTCTCCCAGTTTGGCCTTCTGTATTCGGTCCGAGTCTTCCCAAACGCTGCAGTGGCCCGTCCTGGTTTCTACGCCATCATCAAGTTTTACTCAGCAAGGGATGCTCACAGAGCCCAAAAGGCATGCGACCAGAAGCAGCTTTTTCAGAATTCTCCCGTGAAG GTTCGTCTTGGCACCAAACATAAGGCGGTTCAACATCAGGCCCTTGCCCTAAACAGCTCCCAGTGCCAAGAACTGGCAAATTATTACTTTGGTTTCAATGGATGGTCAAAAAGGATCATCAAG CTTCAGGATCTTTCTGACCTTGAAGAAAGGGCAAATGAAGATACTGTGCCACCACttcagaagcagagcctgaaatTCTTCTGTGCTTTAGAGGTGGTGTTGCCATCCTATGAGTGCTGGAGTCCCGGAGCTGGCATGGCCGAGGAGCCTTTGGATAACCTGGAGGAAG GGCCATTATCATTTCTTACAAAAAGGCGGACAATCCAGAAGCTTGCTATTCAGAAGGCTGTGTCAGATGCATTCCAGAAACTGTTGATTGTGATTTTAG AAAGTGGTAAAATAGCTGTGGAATACAGACCCTGTGAAGAGATCACAGATGCCAGTACTGAAGACGAGCTACAGGATTTAATTCAAGTATGTGGAGATTAA
- the LOC122485721 gene encoding RAD52 motif-containing protein 1-like isoform X19, with product MAELVSFTVPTESDKTLLVWELSSGPTAEALHHSLFAVFSQFGLLYSVRVFPNAAVARPGFYAIIKFYSARDAHRAQKACDQKQLFQNSPVKVRLGTKHKAVQHQALALNSSQCQELANYYFGFNGWSKRIIKLQDLSDLEERANEDTVPPLQKQSLKFFCALEVVLPSYECWSPGAGMAEEPLDNLEEGPLSFLTKRRTIQKLAIQKAVSDAFQKLLIVILESGKIAVEYRPCEEITDASTEDELQDLIQPRCWPRLRS from the exons ATGGCGGAATTGGTCTCTTTTACGGTTCCCACCGAGAGTGACAAAACCTTGCTGGTGTGGGAGCTGAGTTCTGGACCCACGGCCGAGGCCTTGCAT CATTCTCTGTTCGCAGTATTCTCCCAGTTTGGCCTTCTGTATTCGGTCCGAGTCTTCCCAAACGCTGCAGTGGCCCGTCCTGGTTTCTACGCCATCATCAAGTTTTACTCAGCAAGGGATGCTCACAGAGCCCAAAAGGCATGCGACCAGAAGCAGCTTTTTCAGAATTCTCCCGTGAAG GTTCGTCTTGGCACCAAACATAAGGCGGTTCAACATCAGGCCCTTGCCCTAAACAGCTCCCAGTGCCAAGAACTGGCAAATTATTACTTTGGTTTCAATGGATGGTCAAAAAGGATCATCAAG CTTCAGGATCTTTCTGACCTTGAAGAAAGGGCAAATGAAGATACTGTGCCACCACttcagaagcagagcctgaaatTCTTCTGTGCTTTAGAGGTGGTGTTGCCATCCTATGAGTGCTGGAGTCCCGGAGCTGGCATGGCCGAGGAGCCTTTGGATAACCTGGAGGAAG GGCCATTATCATTTCTTACAAAAAGGCGGACAATCCAGAAGCTTGCTATTCAGAAGGCTGTGTCAGATGCATTCCAGAAACTGTTGATTGTGATTTTAG AAAGTGGTAAAATAGCTGTGGAATACAGACCCTGTGAAGAGATCACAGATGCCAGTACTGAAGACGAGCTACAGGATTTAATTCAA
- the LOC122485721 gene encoding RAD52 motif-containing protein 1-like isoform X18, producing MAELVSFTVPTESDKTLLVWELSSGPTAEALHHSLFAVFSQFGLLYSVRVFPNAAVARPGFYAIIKFYSARDAHRAQKACDQKQLFQNSPVKVRLGTKHKAVQHQALALNSSQCQELANYYFGFNGWSKRIIKLQDLSDLEERANEDTVPPLQKQSLKFFCALEVVLPSYECWSPGAGMAEEPLDNLEEGPLSFLTKRRTIQKLAIQKAVSDAFQKLLIVILESGKIAVEYRPCEEITDASTEDELQDLIQKFPRKLYFLH from the exons ATGGCGGAATTGGTCTCTTTTACGGTTCCCACCGAGAGTGACAAAACCTTGCTGGTGTGGGAGCTGAGTTCTGGACCCACGGCCGAGGCCTTGCAT CATTCTCTGTTCGCAGTATTCTCCCAGTTTGGCCTTCTGTATTCGGTCCGAGTCTTCCCAAACGCTGCAGTGGCCCGTCCTGGTTTCTACGCCATCATCAAGTTTTACTCAGCAAGGGATGCTCACAGAGCCCAAAAGGCATGCGACCAGAAGCAGCTTTTTCAGAATTCTCCCGTGAAG GTTCGTCTTGGCACCAAACATAAGGCGGTTCAACATCAGGCCCTTGCCCTAAACAGCTCCCAGTGCCAAGAACTGGCAAATTATTACTTTGGTTTCAATGGATGGTCAAAAAGGATCATCAAG CTTCAGGATCTTTCTGACCTTGAAGAAAGGGCAAATGAAGATACTGTGCCACCACttcagaagcagagcctgaaatTCTTCTGTGCTTTAGAGGTGGTGTTGCCATCCTATGAGTGCTGGAGTCCCGGAGCTGGCATGGCCGAGGAGCCTTTGGATAACCTGGAGGAAG GGCCATTATCATTTCTTACAAAAAGGCGGACAATCCAGAAGCTTGCTATTCAGAAGGCTGTGTCAGATGCATTCCAGAAACTGTTGATTGTGATTTTAG AAAGTGGTAAAATAGCTGTGGAATACAGACCCTGTGAAGAGATCACAGATGCCAGTACTGAAGACGAGCTACAGGATTTAATTCAA
- the LOC122485721 gene encoding RAD52 motif-containing protein 1-like isoform X21, with translation MAELVSFTVPTESDKTLLVWELSSGPTAEALHHSLFAVFSQFGLLYSVRVFPNAAVARPGFYAIIKFYSARDAHRAQKACDQKQLFQNSPVKVRLGTKHKAVQHQALALNSSQCQELANYYFGFNGWSKRIIKLQDLSDLEERANEDTVPPLQKQSLKFFCALEVVLPSYECWSPGAGMAEEPLDNLEEGPLSFLTKRRTIQKLAIQKAVSDAFQKLLIVILEISKETLFLTLMKMYGRDTVGLRN, from the exons ATGGCGGAATTGGTCTCTTTTACGGTTCCCACCGAGAGTGACAAAACCTTGCTGGTGTGGGAGCTGAGTTCTGGACCCACGGCCGAGGCCTTGCAT CATTCTCTGTTCGCAGTATTCTCCCAGTTTGGCCTTCTGTATTCGGTCCGAGTCTTCCCAAACGCTGCAGTGGCCCGTCCTGGTTTCTACGCCATCATCAAGTTTTACTCAGCAAGGGATGCTCACAGAGCCCAAAAGGCATGCGACCAGAAGCAGCTTTTTCAGAATTCTCCCGTGAAG GTTCGTCTTGGCACCAAACATAAGGCGGTTCAACATCAGGCCCTTGCCCTAAACAGCTCCCAGTGCCAAGAACTGGCAAATTATTACTTTGGTTTCAATGGATGGTCAAAAAGGATCATCAAG CTTCAGGATCTTTCTGACCTTGAAGAAAGGGCAAATGAAGATACTGTGCCACCACttcagaagcagagcctgaaatTCTTCTGTGCTTTAGAGGTGGTGTTGCCATCCTATGAGTGCTGGAGTCCCGGAGCTGGCATGGCCGAGGAGCCTTTGGATAACCTGGAGGAAG GGCCATTATCATTTCTTACAAAAAGGCGGACAATCCAGAAGCTTGCTATTCAGAAGGCTGTGTCAGATGCATTCCAGAAACTGTTGATTGTGATTTTAG
- the LOC122485721 gene encoding RAD52 motif-containing protein 1-like isoform X22 — protein MAELVSFTVPTESDKTLLVWELSSGPTAEALHHSLFAVFSQFGLLYSVRVFPNAAVARPGFYAIIKFYSARDAHRAQKACDQKQLFQNSPVKVRLGTKHKAVQHQALALNSSQCQELANYYFGFNGWSKRIIKRWCCHPMSAGVPELAWPRSLWITWRKGHYHFLQKGGQSRSLLFRRLCQMHSRNC, from the exons ATGGCGGAATTGGTCTCTTTTACGGTTCCCACCGAGAGTGACAAAACCTTGCTGGTGTGGGAGCTGAGTTCTGGACCCACGGCCGAGGCCTTGCAT CATTCTCTGTTCGCAGTATTCTCCCAGTTTGGCCTTCTGTATTCGGTCCGAGTCTTCCCAAACGCTGCAGTGGCCCGTCCTGGTTTCTACGCCATCATCAAGTTTTACTCAGCAAGGGATGCTCACAGAGCCCAAAAGGCATGCGACCAGAAGCAGCTTTTTCAGAATTCTCCCGTGAAG GTTCGTCTTGGCACCAAACATAAGGCGGTTCAACATCAGGCCCTTGCCCTAAACAGCTCCCAGTGCCAAGAACTGGCAAATTATTACTTTGGTTTCAATGGATGGTCAAAAAGGATCATCAAG AGGTGGTGTTGCCATCCTATGAGTGCTGGAGTCCCGGAGCTGGCATGGCCGAGGAGCCTTTGGATAACCTGGAGGAAG GGCCATTATCATTTCTTACAAAAAGGCGGACAATCCAGAAGCTTGCTATTCAGAAGGCTGTGTCAGATGCATTCCAGAAACTGTTGA
- the GOSR2 gene encoding Golgi SNAP receptor complex member 2 isoform X11: protein MMRTLLMSLVSCLVAINEAKLISRCDLARVLHKEDLDGFEGYSLSDWLCLAFVESNFNLSKVNENADGSFDYGIFQINSHYWCNDYKSHSENICREDCKELLSPDLLSTINCVKKIVSGAGGMKNWVAWRLHCAGRPLSYWMTGCHKE, encoded by the exons ATGATGAGGACGCTACTCATGTCCTTGGTCAGCTGCCTCGTTGCCATAAATGAGGCCAAGCTCATCAGTCGCTGTGACTTGGCCAGAGTGCTGCACAAGGAGGATCTGGATGGGTTTGAGGGCTACTCCCTGAGTGACT GGCTGTGCCTGGCTTTTGTGGAGAGCAACTTCAACCTATCAAAGGTAAATGAAAATGCAGACGGCAGCTTCGACTATGGCATCTTCCAGATCAACAGCCACTACTGGTGCAATGATTACAAGAGTCACTCGGAAAACATCTGCCGCGAGGACTGCAAAG AACTGCTGAGCCCCGATCTTCTCTCAACCATCAACTGTGTGAAAAAGATTGTGTCTGGAGCAGGGGGAATGAAGAACTG GGTGGCATGGAGGTTGCACTGTGCGGGCCGGCCACTCTCCTACTGGATGACGGGGTGTCACAAGGAATGA